Within Kutzneria chonburiensis, the genomic segment GTGGTGGTGGGGATCTTCGCGTTCGGCATGACGAGCCTGTACAGCTACGTCTGGCTGGCCTTCCTCGGCGCGGTCGCGACGACGGCGCTGGTGTTCCTGCTGGGGGCGGCGGGTCGTGGGGGACCGACGCCGCTGACCCTGGCGCTGGCGGGGGCGGCGGTCAGTGGGCTGATGGTCGGACTGATCTCGGCGATGGCGGTGATCGACCAACAGAGCCTGGAAGCGTTCCGGTTCTGGCGGGTGGGCGCGGTGGCCGGCCGCGATCCGGTGATCATCGGGCAGGTGCTGCCGTTCCTGGCGGTGGGCCTGGTGCTGGCGCTGGCCAACGCGCCGGGCCTGAATGCCCTGTCGCTGGGTGAAGACGTGGCCCGCTCGATCGGCCAACACGTGCTGAGGACCCGAATCCTGGGCATCGTGGCGATCACGCTGCTGACCGGCGGTGCGGTGGCGGCGTGCGGGCCGATCGGCTTCGTGGGCCTGGTGGTGCCGCACGTGGCCCGCTTCATCACCGGCCCGGACCACCGCTGGCTGCTGCCGTACTCGGGACTGATCGGCGCGGTCCTGCTGCTGGTGGCCGACATCATCGGCCGGGTGATCGCCTGGCCGAGCGAACTCCAGGTGGGCATCGTGCTGGCGCTGATCGGCGCGCCGGTGTTCGTGGGCATCGTGCGGCGCAAGCGGATGGTGCGACTGTGACGGCATTGCCAGGCCTGAAGCTCGGCCCGGTCGGACTGCGGTTCCGCCTGCGGCCGCTGGTGGTGCCGCTCATCGCCCTGGCCGTGACGGTCTTCGTGGTGGCGCTGAACATCCGCCTCGGCGACTTCCCGATGTCGGTCGGCGACGTGCTGCGCGTGCTGGTCGGCGGCGCCGACGCGGCCGAGCAGTACATCGTCTTCGACCTGCGGCTGCCGCGAACGCTGACCGGCCTGCTGATCGGGGCGGCGTTCGGCGTTTCCGGCGCGATCACGCAAGCCATCTCCCGCAACCCGTTGGCCAGCCCCGATGTCCTCGGTGTCACGCCGGGTGCCTCGGCCGGCGCGGTCGGCGTGATCGTGCTGGCCAGCACGTACGGCGGCGCGGCCAGCATCGCGGCGGCCATCGGCCTGCCGGTGGCGGCGCTGATCGGCGGCCTGCTGTCGGCCGCGCTGGTCTACCTGCTGGCCTGGCGGCGCGGCGTGGACGGTTACCGGCTCGTGCTGGTCGGCATCGGCGTGCAGGCGTTCATGCTCAACCTCACGTACTGGCTGCTCACGATCGGCGACATCAGCCAGGCCGGCCAAGCGCTGGTGTGGATCACCGGCAGCCTCAACGGCCGCAGCTGGGGCGACCTGATCCCGGTAGCCGTGGCGCTGGCCCTGTTCCTGCCGTTGTCGCTGGTCGGCGCGCACGCGCTGGGGGCGCTCCAGTTCGACGACGACACCGTGCGCAACCTGGGCACACGGGTGGAGCTGAGCCGGTTCGCATTGATCCTGATCGCGGTCATCCTGGCCGCCATCGCGACCGCAGCTGCCGGCCCGGTGTTCTTCGTCGCGCTGGCCACGCCGCAGATCGCCCAACGCCTCGCCGGCACCGCCCGGCCGCCGCTGGTGGCCTCCGCGATCATCGGTGCGCTCCTGGTCAGCGTCTCGGATCTGGTGGCGCGCACGGCTTTTGGCATCGAGCTGCCGGTCGGCGTGGTCACGGCCGTGCTCGGTGCGCCCTACCTGATGTTCCTGATCATTCGTAAGCGCCGGGAGGTGCGGGCGTGACGCCACGACTGCGGGCCGAGTCGCTTCAACTCGGCTACGGCGACTCGCTCGTCGTCGACGGGCTCGACCTGGACGTCGTCGCCGGCACCGTGACCGCGGTGATCGGCCCCAACGGCTGCGGCAAGTCCACTCTGCTCCGGGCCATGGGCCGGCTGCTCGCGCCGCGCGGCGGGCAGGTGCTGTTGGACGGCAAGCGCATCGACAAGATGCCCACCAAGGAGGTCGCCAAGATCCTCGGCGTGCTGCCGCAGTCGCCGCAGGCCCCCGAGGGACTCACCGTCGCCGACCTTGTCGCGCGCGGCCGGCACCCGCATCAGGCCTGGTATCGGCAGTGGTCGTCCGACGATCATGTGGCCATCGACGAGGCGCTGGAGATGACCGGTATGACCGAGTTCGCCGAGCGGACGCTCGACCAGCTCTCCGGCGGCCAGCGGCAGCGGGCGTGGATCTCCATGGCGTTGGCCCAGGGCACCGAGCTGCTTCTGCTCGACGAGCCCACGACGTACCTCGACCTCGCCCACCAGGTCGACGTGCTGGACCTGGTGCAACGACTGCACAGCGAGCTGGGGCGGACAGTCGTGATGGTGCTGCACGACCTCAATCTCGCCGCCCGCTACGCCGACCGGCTTGTCGCCCTGCGCGCCGGCAAGGTCGTCGCCCAGGGCAAGCCGCACGACGTGTTGACGGAGGACCTGCTCCGGGACGTCTTCGACCTGGAGGCCAAGGTCATCGACGACCCCGTCGCCGGCACACCCTTGGTCGTCCCGATCGGCACCCGGCACCGTACCTGAAACGCCACATGCGCTTCCTATGTGGCGTCAGACGCCACATAGGAAGCGCATGTGGTTTTACCGATGGCTCGCCGACTCCCCCACAGAATCCGGCGAACCGGGGATCAGACCTGGGCGAACTCCGGCTCCGGGGCGGCCTCCGCAGCCTTCTGCT encodes:
- a CDS encoding FecCD family ABC transporter permease, which codes for MVGLLVLLGLAVIAVLASIAIGSKPIGLDGVWHGLLTPTGSENDIIIRSLRVPRTELAVLAGVALGVAGALIQGHTRNPLADPGLLGVTSGAAFAVVVGIFAFGMTSLYSYVWLAFLGAVATTALVFLLGAAGRGGPTPLTLALAGAAVSGLMVGLISAMAVIDQQSLEAFRFWRVGAVAGRDPVIIGQVLPFLAVGLVLALANAPGLNALSLGEDVARSIGQHVLRTRILGIVAITLLTGGAVAACGPIGFVGLVVPHVARFITGPDHRWLLPYSGLIGAVLLLVADIIGRVIAWPSELQVGIVLALIGAPVFVGIVRRKRMVRL
- a CDS encoding FecCD family ABC transporter permease; translated protein: MTALPGLKLGPVGLRFRLRPLVVPLIALAVTVFVVALNIRLGDFPMSVGDVLRVLVGGADAAEQYIVFDLRLPRTLTGLLIGAAFGVSGAITQAISRNPLASPDVLGVTPGASAGAVGVIVLASTYGGAASIAAAIGLPVAALIGGLLSAALVYLLAWRRGVDGYRLVLVGIGVQAFMLNLTYWLLTIGDISQAGQALVWITGSLNGRSWGDLIPVAVALALFLPLSLVGAHALGALQFDDDTVRNLGTRVELSRFALILIAVILAAIATAAAGPVFFVALATPQIAQRLAGTARPPLVASAIIGALLVSVSDLVARTAFGIELPVGVVTAVLGAPYLMFLIIRKRREVRA
- a CDS encoding ABC transporter ATP-binding protein, encoding MTPRLRAESLQLGYGDSLVVDGLDLDVVAGTVTAVIGPNGCGKSTLLRAMGRLLAPRGGQVLLDGKRIDKMPTKEVAKILGVLPQSPQAPEGLTVADLVARGRHPHQAWYRQWSSDDHVAIDEALEMTGMTEFAERTLDQLSGGQRQRAWISMALAQGTELLLLDEPTTYLDLAHQVDVLDLVQRLHSELGRTVVMVLHDLNLAARYADRLVALRAGKVVAQGKPHDVLTEDLLRDVFDLEAKVIDDPVAGTPLVVPIGTRHRT